A single window of Achromobacter xylosoxidans DNA harbors:
- a CDS encoding heavy metal sensor histidine kinase, translated as MKPPRVRSMQARLTLLLGAIALLVSSLAGATLFWALKREVERQEITEVSGKLELINHLIDMQNNARGLHDLAATFDDMRAGQSQLGIWIVDAQGHPVYGGAIPETLQVLPDRQVLLQQADGSRLRGLRVAVDDRILPGAQLTVAVSTRTSSQFLYAYGTALALICALWVGATVVLAAWAVRRSMAPTRRLSEQAARIQPDNLAVRLPLRDTDRELHELVLSFNRTLERLQAAYQQMEGFNADVAHELRTPLATLINGTQVTLSSGRDAAELRDALESNLETLEDLKTLVNDMLFLARADRGERAADLAPVSLAAEARRVADFYEAALEDRGVTLRCDGDAIVAANPGLVRRALANLISNAIKATPRGGEIVLACQPRPAGARVEVRNPGAPIPAADLPRIFDRFFRSGQARAPRSEGHGLGLAIVRAIARMHGGEVDAASGAEGTVVGITLRGSGPDTAGGHITKK; from the coding sequence ATGAAGCCGCCGCGCGTGCGCTCGATGCAGGCGCGCCTGACCCTGCTGCTGGGCGCGATCGCGCTGCTGGTTTCCAGCCTGGCCGGCGCCACCCTGTTCTGGGCCCTCAAGCGCGAAGTCGAACGCCAGGAGATCACCGAGGTCAGCGGCAAGCTGGAACTGATCAACCACCTGATCGACATGCAGAACAACGCGCGCGGCCTGCACGACCTGGCCGCCACCTTCGACGACATGCGCGCCGGCCAGAGCCAGCTCGGCATCTGGATCGTCGACGCGCAGGGCCATCCAGTCTATGGCGGCGCCATCCCCGAAACCCTGCAGGTCCTGCCGGACCGGCAGGTGCTGTTGCAGCAGGCCGACGGCAGCCGCCTGCGCGGTCTGCGCGTCGCGGTCGACGACCGCATCCTGCCAGGCGCGCAGTTGACGGTGGCGGTCAGCACCCGCACCAGTTCGCAGTTCCTTTACGCCTACGGCACCGCGCTGGCGCTGATCTGCGCGCTGTGGGTGGGCGCCACCGTGGTGCTGGCGGCCTGGGCCGTGCGCCGCAGCATGGCGCCCACGCGGCGGCTGTCGGAACAGGCGGCCCGCATCCAGCCCGACAACCTGGCCGTGCGCCTGCCGCTGCGCGACACCGACCGCGAGCTGCATGAGCTGGTGCTGTCGTTCAACCGCACGCTGGAACGGCTGCAGGCCGCCTACCAGCAGATGGAAGGATTCAACGCCGACGTGGCGCACGAACTGCGCACGCCGCTGGCCACGCTGATCAACGGCACCCAGGTGACCCTGTCCAGCGGCCGCGACGCGGCCGAGTTGCGCGACGCGCTCGAATCCAACCTGGAAACGCTGGAAGACCTGAAGACGCTGGTCAACGACATGCTGTTCCTGGCCCGCGCCGACCGCGGCGAGCGCGCCGCCGACCTGGCACCGGTGTCGCTGGCCGCCGAGGCCCGGCGCGTCGCCGACTTCTACGAGGCGGCGCTGGAAGACCGCGGCGTCACGCTGCGCTGCGACGGCGACGCCATCGTCGCCGCCAACCCCGGACTGGTGCGCCGCGCGCTGGCGAACCTGATCTCCAACGCCATCAAGGCCACGCCGCGCGGCGGCGAGATCGTGCTGGCCTGCCAGCCTCGCCCGGCCGGCGCGCGGGTCGAAGTGCGCAACCCCGGCGCGCCGATCCCGGCGGCCGACCTGCCGCGCATCTTCGACCGCTTCTTCCGCTCCGGCCAGGCGCGCGCGCCGCGCAGCGAGGGCCACGGCCTGGGCCTGGCGATCGTGCGCGCCATCGCCCGCATGCATGGCGGCGAGGTCGACGCGGCCTCCGGCGCCGAGGGCACGGTGGTCGGCATCACCCTGCGCGGGTCGGGCCCGGACACCGCCGGCGGCCACATTACAAAGAAGTAA
- the serA gene encoding phosphoglycerate dehydrogenase has translation MAHIVLFENIHPSARAVFEAAGYTDIVTHAAALPPAQLQDALRGAQVAGIRSRTHLDAALLSGNPDLRVVGCFCIGTNQVDLDTAMQRGIPVFNAPFSNTRSVAELVLGEAILLLRRIPEKNARVHLGHWDKSAAGAFETRGKTLGIVGYGNIGSQISTLAEGLGMRVIYHDVEAKLPLGNARPAGSLNDLLEQADVVTLHVPGGKSTENIMNAETIARMRRGAILINASRGTVVDIDALHAALKSGHLAGAALDVFPTEPKGADEPLASPLIGLPNVILTPHIGGSTQESQENIGREVAEKLVRFLQAGTTKGAVNFPELPYLEQAGATRILHVHRNAPGALGTLDNLMAQHGLNIVSQTLQTKGQIGYVITDVDGEVDDLVMTTLRDHPITVRCDRL, from the coding sequence ATGGCACACATCGTCCTGTTCGAGAACATCCACCCGAGCGCCCGCGCCGTCTTCGAAGCCGCCGGCTACACCGACATCGTCACGCACGCCGCGGCCCTGCCGCCGGCGCAGCTGCAGGACGCCCTGCGCGGCGCCCAGGTCGCGGGCATCCGTTCTCGTACCCACCTGGATGCCGCCCTGCTGTCCGGCAACCCCGACCTGCGCGTGGTCGGCTGCTTCTGCATCGGCACCAACCAGGTCGACCTCGACACCGCCATGCAGCGCGGCATCCCGGTGTTCAATGCGCCCTTCTCCAACACCCGCTCGGTCGCCGAGCTGGTGCTGGGCGAAGCCATCCTGCTGTTGCGCCGCATCCCCGAGAAGAACGCCCGCGTCCATCTCGGCCACTGGGACAAGAGCGCCGCCGGCGCCTTCGAGACCCGTGGCAAGACGCTCGGCATCGTCGGCTACGGCAACATCGGCTCGCAGATCAGCACCCTGGCCGAAGGCCTCGGCATGCGCGTCATCTACCACGACGTCGAAGCCAAGCTGCCGCTGGGCAACGCCCGCCCGGCCGGCTCGCTCAACGACCTGCTGGAGCAGGCCGACGTGGTCACCCTGCACGTGCCCGGCGGCAAGTCCACCGAGAACATCATGAATGCGGAGACCATTGCCCGCATGCGCCGCGGCGCCATCCTCATCAACGCCTCGCGCGGCACCGTGGTCGACATCGACGCCCTGCACGCCGCGCTCAAGTCCGGCCACCTGGCGGGCGCCGCGCTCGACGTGTTCCCCACCGAGCCCAAGGGCGCCGACGAACCGCTGGCCAGCCCGCTGATCGGCCTGCCCAACGTCATCCTCACCCCGCACATCGGCGGCAGCACGCAGGAATCGCAAGAGAACATCGGCCGCGAAGTGGCCGAGAAGCTGGTGCGCTTCCTGCAGGCCGGCACCACCAAGGGCGCGGTCAACTTCCCCGAACTGCCCTACCTGGAACAGGCCGGCGCCACCCGCATCCTGCACGTGCACCGCAACGCCCCCGGCGCGCTGGGCACGCTGGACAACCTGATGGCGCAGCACGGCCTGAACATCGTCAGCCAGACCCTGCAGACCAAGGGCCAGATCGGCTACGTGATCACCGACGTCGATGGCGAGGTCGATGATTTGGTCATGACGACGCTGCGCGATCATCCGATCACGGTTCGCTGCGACCGGCTGTAA
- a CDS encoding plastocyanin/azurin family copper-binding protein — protein sequence MKGTLLRITQITALAALLGTGTAFAAGAHGEHAGHAMPAASAPIGTPGDAARVTRSIDIDMTDAMRFTPAQVQVKAGETVRFNVRNSGRIRHEMVLGTDADLQAHYAMMMKDPGMRHEEANAISLEGGKSGQIVWKFDRAGTVSFGCLEPGHYTAGMKGAVSVQ from the coding sequence ATGAAAGGCACTTTGCTCCGCATCACCCAGATCACGGCCCTGGCCGCGCTGCTCGGCACCGGCACCGCCTTCGCTGCCGGCGCCCATGGCGAACACGCCGGCCACGCCATGCCGGCGGCCTCCGCCCCCATCGGCACGCCCGGCGACGCCGCCCGCGTCACCCGCAGCATCGACATCGACATGACCGACGCCATGCGCTTCACGCCGGCGCAGGTGCAGGTCAAGGCCGGCGAGACCGTGCGCTTCAACGTGCGCAACTCGGGCCGCATCCGCCATGAAATGGTGCTGGGCACCGACGCCGACCTGCAGGCCCACTACGCCATGATGATGAAGGACCCCGGCATGCGCCACGAAGAGGCCAACGCGATCTCGCTGGAGGGGGGCAAGAGCGGCCAGATCGTCTGGAAGTTCGACCGCGCCGGCACCGTTTCTTTCGGCTGCCTGGAACCTGGCCACTACACCGCCGGCATGAAGGGCGCGGTGTCGGTGCAATAA
- a CDS encoding copper resistance system multicopper oxidase, producing the protein MKTFPIPTRRRFVQGLAAGGALAALGGWRAASAGPRAAQAAAAPAELRGTEFHLEIGETPVNYTGAARIATTVNGQVPAPLLRWREGDTVTLRVTNRLREQTSIHWHGILLPTEMDGVPGLSFPGIDPGQTFTYRFDVRQSGTYWYHSHSGFQEQTGLYGAIVIDPQRPDPIAADRDYTVLLSDWTDEDPMRVFDKLKAMPDYYNRNQPSVESLIREAGEKGWRAALSERLMWEQMRMNPSDLADVSGATYTFLTNGATPAGNWTGLFKPGERVRLRFINGSAMTYFDVRIPGLKMTVVAADGQDVRPVDVEEFRIAVAETYDVIVEPAEDRAYTIFSQAMDRSGYARATLAPRPGMQAEVPAVDRVQLLGMMDMGMKHDMGGMDHGAAPEATAGAMAGMNHGAMPGMDHGSSHGGGADQGGIVEVRHPYPEERGPGNSMLPDVVSTRLDDPGIGLRDNGRRVLTYADLRSIREPDDNRAPTREIELHLTGNMERYMWSFNGVKFSDAKPIVLRYGERVRFVLVNDTMMTHPIHLHGLWSDLESPDGAFQVRKHTLSLNPAQRLSYRVSADARGNWAYHCHLLYHMEAGMFRAVVVE; encoded by the coding sequence ATGAAAACCTTCCCTATTCCCACCCGCCGCCGCTTCGTGCAGGGACTGGCCGCCGGCGGCGCGTTGGCGGCGCTGGGCGGCTGGCGCGCCGCCAGCGCGGGCCCGCGCGCGGCGCAGGCCGCGGCCGCACCCGCCGAACTGCGCGGCACCGAATTCCACCTGGAGATCGGCGAAACGCCGGTCAACTACACCGGCGCCGCCCGCATCGCCACCACCGTCAATGGCCAGGTGCCGGCCCCGCTGCTGCGCTGGCGCGAGGGCGACACGGTCACGCTGCGCGTGACCAACCGCCTGCGCGAACAGACCTCGATCCACTGGCACGGTATCCTGCTGCCCACGGAAATGGACGGCGTGCCGGGCCTGAGTTTCCCGGGCATCGATCCGGGCCAGACCTTCACCTACCGCTTCGACGTGCGCCAGAGCGGCACCTACTGGTATCACAGCCACTCGGGGTTCCAGGAGCAGACCGGCCTGTACGGCGCCATCGTCATCGACCCGCAGCGGCCCGATCCCATCGCCGCGGACCGTGACTACACCGTGCTGCTGTCGGACTGGACGGACGAAGACCCGATGCGGGTCTTCGACAAGCTCAAGGCCATGCCCGACTACTACAACCGCAACCAGCCCAGCGTCGAGAGCCTGATCCGCGAGGCCGGCGAGAAGGGATGGCGGGCGGCGCTGTCCGAGCGCCTGATGTGGGAACAGATGCGCATGAACCCGTCCGACCTGGCGGACGTCTCCGGCGCCACGTACACCTTCCTGACCAACGGCGCGACGCCGGCCGGCAACTGGACCGGCCTGTTCAAGCCGGGCGAACGCGTGCGGCTGCGCTTCATCAACGGCTCGGCCATGACGTACTTCGACGTGCGCATCCCCGGCCTGAAGATGACGGTGGTGGCGGCCGACGGCCAGGACGTGCGGCCGGTCGACGTGGAGGAATTCCGCATCGCCGTGGCCGAGACCTACGACGTGATCGTCGAGCCCGCCGAAGACCGCGCCTACACCATCTTCTCGCAGGCCATGGACCGTTCCGGCTACGCCCGCGCCACCCTGGCGCCGCGCCCCGGCATGCAGGCCGAGGTGCCCGCGGTCGACCGGGTGCAGCTGCTCGGCATGATGGACATGGGCATGAAGCACGACATGGGCGGCATGGATCATGGCGCCGCGCCCGAGGCGACCGCCGGCGCGATGGCCGGCATGAACCATGGCGCCATGCCCGGCATGGACCACGGCAGCTCCCACGGCGGCGGCGCGGACCAGGGCGGCATCGTCGAGGTCAGGCATCCCTATCCCGAGGAACGCGGCCCCGGCAATTCGATGCTGCCCGACGTGGTCTCCACCCGCCTGGACGACCCCGGCATCGGCCTGCGCGACAACGGCCGCCGCGTGCTGACCTACGCCGACCTGCGCTCGATCCGCGAACCCGACGACAACCGCGCGCCAACCCGCGAGATCGAGCTGCACCTGACCGGCAACATGGAACGCTACATGTGGTCGTTCAACGGCGTGAAGTTCTCCGACGCCAAGCCCATCGTGCTGCGCTACGGCGAGCGCGTGCGCTTCGTGCTGGTCAACGACACCATGATGACCCACCCCATCCACCTGCACGGCCTGTGGAGCGACCTGGAATCGCCCGACGGCGCCTTCCAGGTCCGCAAGCACACCCTGTCGCTCAATCCGGCGCAGCGCCTGAGCTACCGCGTCAGCGCTGATGCCCGCGGCAACTGGGCCTACCACTGCCACCTGCTGTACCACATGGAGGCCGGCATGTTCAGGGCGGTCGTGGTGGAGTAG
- a CDS encoding heavy metal response regulator transcription factor: MRILVIEDEPKLADYLKKGLSEQSHVVDLARDGVNGLHLALEGAYDLIVLDVMLPGVDGFGILAAVRANKDTPILMLTARDAVEDRVRGLEGGADDYLIKPFAFSELLARVQALLRRGRSQEPTVFRLADLELDLARRKVARGGRRLDLTAKEFNLLALLLRRQGQVLSRTTLAEQVWDMNFDSDTNVIDVAVRRLRSKLDDPFEAKLLHTVRGMGYVLESRPEPARG, encoded by the coding sequence ATGCGCATCCTGGTCATCGAAGACGAACCCAAGCTGGCCGACTACCTCAAGAAAGGCCTGTCGGAGCAGAGCCATGTGGTCGACCTGGCGCGCGACGGCGTCAACGGCCTGCACCTGGCGCTGGAAGGCGCCTACGACCTGATCGTGCTGGACGTGATGCTGCCCGGCGTGGACGGCTTCGGCATCCTGGCCGCGGTGCGCGCCAACAAGGACACGCCGATCCTGATGCTGACCGCGCGCGACGCCGTCGAGGACCGCGTGCGCGGGCTGGAAGGCGGCGCCGACGATTACCTGATCAAGCCCTTCGCCTTCTCCGAGCTGCTGGCCCGCGTGCAGGCGCTGCTGCGGCGCGGCCGCTCGCAGGAACCCACCGTGTTCCGCCTGGCCGACCTGGAACTCGACCTGGCGCGGCGCAAGGTCGCGCGCGGCGGCCGCCGCCTGGACCTGACCGCCAAGGAATTCAACCTGCTGGCCCTGCTGCTGCGGCGCCAGGGCCAGGTGCTGTCGCGCACCACCCTGGCCGAACAGGTCTGGGACATGAATTTCGACAGCGACACCAACGTCATCGACGTGGCCGTGCGGCGCCTGCGCAGCAAGCTGGACGACCCGTTCGAGGCCAAGCTGCTGCACACCGTGCGCGGCATGGGCTACGTGCTCGAATCGCGGCCGGAGCCCGCGCGCGGATGA
- a CDS encoding copper resistance protein B, translated as MNDHSGMDHGSMPGMNHGAAKPQPAMPPAMDHSSMPGMDHGAPAAAPPVGSLPSSDGAGKRGYDSYGLHPHMMDRDASSRLLFDKFGWSRNRDGQNALEWDGRFWWGTATDRLVIKSEGERESGGGSGAKVEALWSHAFSPFWDLQLGARRDFGTGPKRNWAALGLEGVLPYNIEFETTAYAGPSGRTALALKAEYDLLLTQRLIFTPEIEASAYGRNDPERGIGSGLSDASLSLRLRYEITRQFAPYVGVSFERKFGRTADYASAAGQGRSQAAVLAGVSFWF; from the coding sequence ATGAACGACCATTCCGGCATGGATCATGGTTCGATGCCGGGCATGAACCACGGCGCCGCCAAGCCACAGCCCGCGATGCCGCCCGCCATGGATCATTCCTCCATGCCCGGCATGGACCACGGCGCGCCGGCCGCCGCGCCGCCCGTCGGCAGCCTGCCGTCCAGCGACGGCGCCGGCAAGCGTGGCTATGACAGCTACGGCCTGCACCCGCACATGATGGACAGGGACGCCTCGTCGCGGCTGCTGTTCGACAAGTTCGGCTGGTCGCGCAACCGCGACGGCCAGAACGCGCTGGAATGGGACGGCCGCTTCTGGTGGGGCACCGCCACCGACCGGCTGGTGATCAAGAGCGAAGGCGAACGCGAAAGCGGCGGCGGTTCCGGCGCCAAGGTCGAGGCCCTCTGGAGTCACGCCTTCTCGCCTTTCTGGGACCTGCAACTGGGCGCGCGGCGCGACTTCGGCACCGGTCCCAAGCGCAACTGGGCCGCGCTCGGCCTCGAGGGCGTGCTGCCCTACAACATCGAGTTCGAGACCACCGCCTACGCCGGCCCATCGGGCCGCACCGCGCTGGCCCTGAAGGCCGAGTACGATCTGCTGCTTACCCAGCGTCTGATTTTCACGCCGGAGATCGAGGCCAGCGCCTACGGCCGCAACGACCCGGAGCGCGGCATCGGCTCGGGCCTGTCCGACGCTTCGCTGTCGCTGCGCCTGCGCTACGAGATCACGCGCCAGTTCGCGCCCTACGTCGGGGTATCCTTCGAACGTAAGTTCGGCCGCACCGCGGACTATGCGTCCGCCGCCGGCCAAGGTCGCTCGCAGGCCGCCGTGCTGGCCGGCGTGAGCTTCTGGTTCTGA
- a CDS encoding DUF411 domain-containing protein has product MKTPLIPARRLLLAAALSLPLYAAPILAQAQSAPKVQVWKTPTCGCCEDWVKHMRDNGFEVTTHDVQDTGPVRRNAGMADYGSCHTAVVDGYAIEGHVPASDVRRLLLEKPDAAGLSAPGMPLGSPGMDGPEYGGRKTPHDVLLVDKRGGAKVFQAYR; this is encoded by the coding sequence ATGAAAACACCTCTCATCCCCGCCCGTCGCCTGCTGCTGGCGGCCGCGCTGTCCCTGCCCCTGTACGCCGCGCCGATCCTCGCGCAGGCCCAATCCGCCCCCAAGGTCCAGGTGTGGAAGACGCCCACCTGCGGCTGCTGCGAGGACTGGGTCAAGCACATGCGCGACAACGGCTTCGAGGTCACCACCCACGACGTCCAGGACACCGGCCCGGTGCGCCGCAACGCCGGCATGGCCGACTATGGCTCGTGCCATACGGCCGTGGTGGACGGCTATGCCATCGAAGGCCACGTGCCGGCCAGCGACGTGCGCCGCCTGCTGCTCGAAAAGCCCGATGCCGCCGGCCTTTCCGCGCCTGGCATGCCGCTGGGTTCGCCCGGCATGGACGGCCCCGAATACGGGGGCCGCAAGACGCCACATGATGTCCTGCTGGTGGACAAGCGCGGCGGCGCCAAGGTGTTCCAGGCGTATCGTTAG